Proteins from one Candidatus Cloacimonadota bacterium genomic window:
- a CDS encoding flagellar brake protein — protein MELKSGAILQLESNKLKKRVFSKLIGAKEGKYYIISSPKISDQSHSETDIESNFPPNSKLILRSLYGGAVYGFESTIIKIIHDPDILIFIEYPDEIEIYNLRKEKRIVVNIPAKIIISNENYTGTLTNLSNDGCLVCIDSNIQKLKQILTIDKLIYIKFTDPQSAIKYEIDCIIKNKNMENGKLEVGFSFDEMDISLRTQINQLINKINQ, from the coding sequence ATGGAATTGAAATCCGGTGCTATCTTACAGTTGGAATCTAACAAACTAAAAAAAAGAGTCTTTTCAAAATTAATCGGTGCAAAAGAAGGAAAATATTATATTATATCCTCTCCCAAAATTTCAGATCAAAGTCATAGTGAAACCGATATTGAATCGAACTTTCCTCCAAATTCAAAACTTATTCTCAGATCCTTATATGGAGGAGCTGTTTATGGATTTGAATCTACAATAATAAAAATCATCCATGATCCTGATATTTTAATATTTATCGAATATCCTGATGAAATTGAGATATACAATTTGCGGAAAGAAAAACGAATTGTAGTAAATATTCCAGCGAAAATTATCATCTCTAATGAAAATTACACAGGCACATTAACCAACCTGAGCAATGATGGATGCTTAGTCTGTATAGACTCCAATATTCAAAAACTAAAGCAAATATTAACAATTGACAAATTAATCTACATCAAATTCACCGATCCTCAATCCGCTATTAAATATGAGATTGATTGTATCATCAAAAACAAAAATATGGAGAATGGCAAACTTGAAGTAGGTTTCAGTTTTGATGAAATGGATATTAGCCTTCGAACACAAATCAACCAGTTAATTAATAAAATTAACCAATAA
- a CDS encoding flagellar brake protein, translating to MAIKLGTQFQLDIKGIDKRLFSELVGMEEGKFLIVKMPEIYHQQNISSFVSKKKEIVVRYLENGIVYGFETYIIKAIYDPSELLFIDFPIKIENFNLRKNKRILTYFPSKIVFDEEILNGQIINISKNGCLLTSDSDNYKKLNKLMKAEADILLTLFMPGVEEEMSIDGKVKNIQSKDKLIEIGINFVNMDIITRTQIHDFISATL from the coding sequence ATGGCTATCAAATTAGGCACACAGTTTCAATTAGATATAAAAGGAATAGACAAACGTCTGTTTAGCGAATTAGTGGGAATGGAAGAAGGAAAATTTTTAATTGTAAAAATGCCTGAAATTTATCATCAACAAAACATCAGTAGTTTTGTTTCAAAAAAGAAAGAAATCGTTGTAAGGTATTTGGAAAACGGGATAGTTTACGGATTTGAGACTTACATTATTAAGGCTATTTATGACCCAAGTGAACTTCTTTTCATTGATTTTCCCATAAAGATTGAAAATTTTAATTTGCGTAAAAATAAAAGGATATTAACATATTTTCCTTCTAAAATCGTTTTTGATGAGGAAATACTAAACGGACAAATTATTAATATAAGTAAGAACGGATGTCTTTTAACTTCAGATTCGGATAACTATAAAAAATTAAATAAATTAATGAAGGCTGAGGCTGATATCTTATTAACTCTATTTATGCCCGGTGTTGAAGAAGAGATGAGCATTGATGGTAAGGTAAAGAATATACAATCAAAAGACAAATTGATTGAAATTGGTATAAATTTTGTAAATATGGATATAATAACCAGAACTCAAATACACGACTTCATATCGGCTACTTTGTGA